The following is a genomic window from Deltaproteobacteria bacterium.
TGGCGATCCGCCTTTTTCATCGATGGGCGGAGAAAACGGAGACGCGGGCCGACGACATCCTGCTCGCCTCACTCCGGACGCCATCCCTTTACTGGTGCCTCGCAATCGGGATCTATTCGGGAGTCGCGGTATCGGACCTTCCGGACCGGCACCTTTCATACATAAGCAAGGCGGTCCAGGTCCTCCTGATTCTTTCCGTAACCATCGCGGCCACGAACCTGGCAGGCAGATTTTTCGGCGAGTACATAAGGAAAACGGATCTTCCCGTCCCGGCGACCGGCCTGGCCCAGGGGATCGTCAAGGGATCGATACTGGTGGTGGGGTTCCTCCTCGTTCTTTCCGCGGCCGGGATCTCCATAACGCCGATCCTGACGGCACTCGGCGTCGGAGGTCTCGCCGTCGCGCTCGCCCTCCAGGACACGCTCGCCAATCTCTTCGCCGGCATCTATATCCTTGCCGAAAAATCCATACGGGTCGGCGATTTCGTACGGTTGGAGACGGGGCAGGAAGGATACGTCGATGACATCACCTGGAGATCCACCAGGATCAGGATGCTGTCGAACTACCTGGTCGTCATCCCGAACCACAAGCTGACCCAAAGCGTATTGACCAACTTCTCCCTGCCCGAGA
Proteins encoded in this region:
- a CDS encoding mechanosensitive ion channel family protein, which codes for MKPFLVPALVALAVTAALCVVRTVAIRLFHRWAEKTETRADDILLASLRTPSLYWCLAIGIYSGVAVSDLPDRHLSYISKAVQVLLILSVTIAATNLAGRFFGEYIRKTDLPVPATGLAQGIVKGSILVVGFLLVLSAAGISITPILTALGVGGLAVALALQDTLANLFAGIYILAEKSIRVGDFVRLETGQEGYVDDITWRSTRIRMLSNYLVVIPNHKLTQSVLTNFSLPEKKMSLLIPVSVSYSADPDEVERILGEVAAKAVGEVSGLLGEPAPFVRFIPGFGAYSLDFTLICQVGEFVDQYLVQHELRKRILRRLRDEGIEIPFPQRTVHIKSENGRAE